In Geminocystis sp. NIES-3709, a single genomic region encodes these proteins:
- a CDS encoding S-layer family protein, with protein MNVSILENILANFATSINFWTDFELIFGSQFDRTTAENIKDQWENQDFSSLPPIETVSQNVLGTAVAGYALSKNTIYISELFLNSSTQEQITAVLLEEIGHYVDAQINTLDTEGDEGELFSAIVRGVTLSETQLQHIREENDTATIIIQGKATEIEQANFGTVTNFTVGNQPRFVRVGDFNGDGKLDFAVANQSDDNISILLGNGNGGFTNHNTIAVGDNPQSLAIGDFNGDGKQDIAVSNRNAGTLSILLGNGTGSFTNQTTISTPSNPRVVTVADFNGDGKQDLAIANSGGNSISIRLGDGSGGFSGTTNLLATNAVFVSVGDFNGDGKLDLVGGSYSGDRISIFLGNGDGSFGSPTNITLGDGTRTPAIGDFNGDGIQDLAVANDLSQNVSILLGDGNGGFTFGTTLGSFTGSVQDVTIADFNKDGRQDLAVAQGGSVSILSGNGDGSFVTAQNFTPTTIIRSLSVADFNGDGKQDIVTVNYSNSNASVLLNTTSTVTMTGGTTPTQEGNSSTFTINLDRPAPSGGIVVNFNVTGSTATINDDFTLTAGAGISNVNTTNNTFTIGAGQTTATLNLNALTDGNTEGNETVQINLTSGTDYILGNNSTAQFKPQTTFAVVSAPRSITVGDFNGDGNVDFAIVNVSSANVSIRLGNGSGGFSTATTLAVGAGPYSLTVGDFNGDGNVDLATANRDSNNVSILLGDGTGGFNTATTLAVGNSPRGITVGDFNGDGKLDLAVANANSANTSILLGLGNGGFSTPTTLAVSFQPRSLTVGDFNEDGKLDLAVANQSGPDGLSSVSIRLGNGSGGFSTGTTLAVGTTPFSITVGDFNEDGNVDLAVANQGSNDVSILLGDGTGGFSTGTTLAVGSAPTSVTVGDFNGDGKLDLATANQTGANVSIRLGDGTGNFSIGTTLAVGNSPRGITVGDFNRDGKVDLATGNNSSNNVSVILNADPSALITITNAASNQSPVITSGSAFNFAENNTVTVFTVTATDANGGDTLTYSITGGADASLFNINSSSGSVTFINPPNFENPLDAGTNNIYDITVTVNDGTVNVNQNVAITVTDVNEAPDITSTNVASVNENIATTTVVYQATATDPDTTSPNNTITWSLGGTDASDFTINSTTGEVRFITSPNFETQDTYDINVIATDGGSLSDTLTVSIEINDVNDTPELINQIPNQSTFEQIAFNFIVPVNTFSDADGDTLTYGATLANGSNLPTWLSFDTNTRTFSGTPTNSDIGTISVKVTTTDTGSLSAEDTFDIVIQQLQTVVVNTSGGNDVISGGVGLNLIDGAGGDDSISGNVFADTLKGGSGNDTLKGFDGNDFLDGGSGNDLLKGDNGNDTLLGGSGNDTLVGGMGNDTLTGGSGVDYFRFNSPSEGINNITDFKVGEDSIVLQGSSFSLPLGVLSSSQFVIGASATTGDHHLIYNGTTGNLFFDDDGVGGNAQVQIASLKPRLALTNQSFIVI; from the coding sequence ATGAACGTAAGTATCCTAGAGAACATACTCGCAAATTTCGCTACATCCATTAATTTTTGGACAGATTTTGAGTTAATCTTTGGTTCACAATTCGATCGAACCACAGCCGAAAATATCAAGGATCAATGGGAAAACCAAGATTTTAGCTCGTTACCTCCCATAGAAACAGTCTCTCAAAATGTCTTAGGTACTGCCGTAGCAGGTTATGCCCTCAGTAAAAACACTATCTATATTTCAGAGTTGTTTCTTAATAGCTCCACTCAAGAACAAATTACCGCAGTATTATTAGAAGAAATCGGTCACTATGTGGATGCCCAAATCAACACCCTTGACACCGAAGGAGACGAAGGAGAGCTATTTTCAGCTATAGTACGAGGAGTTACCCTGAGTGAGACGCAATTACAGCATATTCGAGAGGAAAACGACACCGCCACCATTATCATTCAAGGGAAAGCCACAGAAATAGAACAGGCAAACTTTGGTACTGTCACCAATTTTACCGTTGGCAATCAGCCTCGATTCGTTAGAGTGGGAGACTTTAATGGAGATGGAAAACTAGATTTTGCCGTTGCAAATCAATCAGATGATAATATCTCTATCTTGTTAGGCAACGGTAATGGAGGGTTCACAAATCATAATACGATAGCCGTTGGTGATAATCCTCAATCCCTTGCCATAGGAGACTTTAATGGTGATGGCAAACAAGATATTGCAGTTAGTAATCGTAACGCTGGAACTTTATCAATATTATTAGGGAACGGTACAGGTAGTTTCACAAATCAAACTACTATAAGTACCCCTTCTAATCCTCGAGTTGTTACCGTAGCAGATTTTAATGGAGATGGAAAACAGGATCTTGCCATTGCTAATAGCGGAGGGAATAGTATCTCAATACGATTAGGTGACGGTAGTGGTGGTTTTTCAGGCACTACTAATCTTCTCGCTACTAATGCTGTTTTCGTGTCAGTGGGAGATTTTAATGGTGATGGTAAACTTGATCTTGTCGGTGGTAGTTACAGTGGCGATCGAATATCCATATTTTTAGGCAATGGTGATGGTAGTTTTGGTTCTCCTACCAATATTACCCTTGGGGATGGTACTAGAACTCCAGCAATAGGTGATTTTAACGGAGATGGAATACAAGATTTAGCGGTTGCTAATGATTTAAGTCAAAATGTATCAATATTATTAGGTGATGGTAATGGTGGGTTTACTTTTGGTACGACTCTTGGCAGTTTTACTGGTTCTGTACAAGATGTAACCATAGCAGATTTTAACAAAGATGGAAGACAAGATCTCGCTGTTGCTCAAGGGGGTTCTGTTTCTATCTTATCGGGAAACGGTGATGGTAGTTTTGTTACTGCCCAAAATTTTACACCGACAACAATAATTCGTTCTTTGTCAGTGGCAGATTTTAACGGAGATGGCAAACAAGACATCGTCACCGTTAACTATAGTAATTCAAACGCATCTGTACTTCTTAATACCACTTCCACTGTCACCATGACGGGAGGAACGACTCCCACCCAAGAGGGAAATTCTAGCACCTTTACCATTAACCTCGATCGACCTGCACCCTCTGGAGGCATCGTAGTTAACTTCAATGTGACTGGTAGCACTGCAACCATCAATGATGACTTTACCTTGACGGCAGGGGCAGGTATCTCTAATGTCAATACAACCAATAATACCTTTACCATTGGGGCAGGACAAACCACTGCTACCCTCAACCTCAATGCCTTAACCGATGGAAATACAGAGGGGAATGAAACGGTACAAATCAACCTTACATCAGGAACGGATTACATCCTCGGTAACAACTCCACCGCCCAATTTAAACCTCAGACTACCTTCGCCGTAGTTAGTGCTCCTCGATCGATAACAGTAGGGGATTTTAATGGAGACGGCAACGTTGACTTCGCTATTGTCAATGTCAGTAGTGCTAACGTATCAATACGATTAGGAAACGGTAGTGGAGGCTTTAGTACCGCCACCACCCTAGCTGTTGGTGCAGGTCCTTACTCGTTAACCGTGGGGGATTTTAATGGAGACGGCAACGTTGACCTCGCTACTGCCAATCGAGATAGTAATAATGTCTCAATATTATTAGGGGATGGTACAGGAGGCTTTAATACCGCCACCACCCTAGCTGTTGGTAATAGTCCTCGAGGGATAACAGTGGGGGATTTTAATGGAGACGGAAAACTTGACCTCGCTGTTGCCAATGCCAATAGTGCTAATACATCAATATTGTTAGGGCTCGGGAATGGAGGCTTTAGTACCCCCACTACCTTAGCTGTTAGTTTCCAACCTCGATCGTTAACCGTGGGGGACTTTAATGAAGACGGCAAACTTGACCTCGCTGTTGCCAATCAAAGTGGTCCGGATGGTCTTAGTAGTGTATCAATACGGTTAGGAAATGGTAGTGGAGGCTTTAGTACAGGCACCACCCTAGCTGTTGGTACTACTCCTTTCTCGATAACAGTAGGGGATTTTAATGAAGACGGCAACGTTGACCTCGCTGTTGCCAATCAAGGTAGCAATGATGTATCAATATTGTTAGGAGATGGTACAGGAGGCTTTAGTACAGGCACCACCCTAGCTGTTGGTTCAGCGCCTACATCGGTAACAGTAGGGGATTTTAATGGAGACGGCAAACTTGACCTCGCTACCGCTAATCAGACTGGTGCTAATGTATCGATACGGTTAGGAGATGGTACAGGAAACTTTAGTATAGGCACCACCCTAGCTGTTGGTAATAGTCCTCGAGGGATAACAGTGGGGGATTTTAATAGAGACGGCAAAGTTGACCTCGCTACTGGCAATAACAGTAGTAATAATGTATCGGTTATCCTCAATGCAGATCCTAGTGCCCTAATCACTATCACTAATGCTGCCTCTAATCAATCCCCAGTGATTACCAGTGGTTCAGCTTTCAATTTTGCGGAAAATAATACAGTTACCGTCTTTACCGTCACTGCTACCGATGCCAACGGTGGTGATACCTTAACCTATAGCATTACAGGAGGAGCAGATGCTTCCCTGTTTAACATCAATAGCTCTAGTGGATCGGTTACTTTCATCAATCCCCCGAATTTTGAAAATCCATTGGATGCAGGTACAAATAACATCTATGACATTACTGTCACCGTTAATGATGGTACTGTAAATGTCAATCAAAATGTCGCAATCACTGTCACAGACGTAAATGAAGCACCTGACATCACTTCTACTAATGTTGCCTCCGTGAATGAGAATATTGCCACGACTACAGTAGTTTATCAAGCAACGGCTACAGATCCAGACACCACTTCTCCTAACAATACCATTACTTGGAGTTTAGGGGGAACAGATGCTAGTGACTTTACCATTAATTCCACTACAGGAGAAGTTCGTTTTATTACGTCTCCCAACTTTGAAACTCAAGACACCTATGACATTAACGTAATTGCCACCGACGGTGGTTCATTATCGGATACTTTAACCGTGTCGATCGAGATTAATGATGTCAACGATACTCCAGAATTAATTAATCAAATTCCTAATCAAAGTACTTTTGAACAGATTGCCTTTAATTTTATTGTTCCCGTTAATACTTTTAGCGATGCCGACGGGGATACTCTTACCTATGGTGCTACTTTAGCCAATGGAAGTAATCTTCCTACTTGGTTAAGTTTTGATACGAATACTCGTACTTTTAGCGGTACACCCACTAACAGTGACATTGGCACTATTTCCGTGAAGGTGACGACAACGGATACGGGGAGTTTATCGGCAGAGGATACCTTTGACATCGTGATTCAACAGTTACAAACTGTGGTAGTTAATACCTCTGGTGGTAATGATGTTATTTCTGGAGGCGTCGGATTAAATCTCATTGACGGTGCCGGTGGTGATGATTCCATCTCTGGCAATGTTTTTGCCGATACCCTGAAGGGAGGTAGTGGTAATGATACTCTCAAAGGCTTTGACGGTAATGATTTTCTTGATGGTGGTAGCGGTAATGACCTTTTAAAAGGGGACAATGGCAACGATACTCTTTTAGGCGGTAGCGGTAATGATACTCTTGTGGGGGGTATGGGTAATGATACCTTAACAGGTGGTAGTGGTGTTGACTATTTCCGTTTTAATTCTCCTAGTGAGGGCATCAATAATATTACTGATTTTAAAGTGGGAGAAGATTCGATCGTCCTTCAGGGTAGTTCTTTTAGTTTACCTTTAGGAGTGTTGAGTTCAAGTCAATTTGTCATCGGTGCAAGTGCCACTACAGGAGATCATCATTTAATTTACAATGGAACTACGGGTAATTTATTCTTCGATGATGATGGTGTGGGGGGTAATGCACAGGTACAGATTGCTAGCTTAAAGCCTCGATTAGCCTTAACAAATCAATCTTTTATCGTTATCTAA
- a CDS encoding NAD-dependent epimerase/dehydratase family protein, whose protein sequence is MSSILITGATGFIGKHLISHLEEKTDHQLRVTSRGTLTSDSPRLSYQRIESIDDRTNWQCALENIDIVIHLAARAHILKDTAENPEAEFDKINNHGTINLVRQCVETGVKHLIFLSSIGAVTTLSDTVINESSPCNPDTPYGKSKLKAEQGIEEVCQNSGMTWTILRPTLVYGANNPGNMERLLALTAKGLPLPLGAIQNSRSLVYVGNLVDAIVTCIDHPQAKNQTFIISDGEDLSTPELIRRIGKAMGKSPLLLPFPPSLLKLGTKMIGKGDVGDRLLGSLQVDSSKIRKMLNWKPPYTVDEGLKITATWFQKEV, encoded by the coding sequence ATGTCTTCAATTTTGATCACAGGGGCAACGGGATTTATTGGTAAACATCTCATCTCTCACTTAGAAGAAAAAACAGATCACCAACTGCGTGTAACTTCGAGGGGTACATTGACATCTGATAGTCCGAGATTAAGCTATCAAAGAATTGAAAGTATTGACGATCGTACTAATTGGCAATGTGCTTTAGAAAATATTGATATAGTAATTCATCTTGCAGCCCGAGCACATATACTTAAAGACACCGCCGAAAATCCAGAGGCAGAATTTGACAAAATAAATAATCATGGTACGATAAATCTGGTTCGTCAATGTGTGGAAACAGGGGTTAAACATTTGATTTTCCTAAGTTCGATCGGTGCTGTCACCACTTTAAGCGATACTGTTATTAATGAATCTTCACCATGTAATCCTGATACACCCTACGGAAAAAGTAAGTTGAAAGCAGAACAAGGTATAGAAGAAGTTTGTCAAAATAGTGGTATGACATGGACGATTTTACGTCCTACTTTAGTATATGGAGCAAATAATCCGGGTAATATGGAACGATTACTTGCTTTAACAGCGAAAGGTTTACCTCTTCCTCTTGGTGCTATTCAAAATAGTCGTAGTCTTGTTTATGTGGGCAATTTAGTAGATGCGATCGTCACTTGTATTGATCACCCTCAAGCTAAAAATCAAACTTTTATTATTAGTGATGGTGAAGATTTATCAACTCCTGAGTTAATTCGGCGTATTGGTAAGGCAATGGGTAAATCACCGTTACTTTTACCTTTTCCCCCTAGTTTGTTGAAATTGGGTACTAAAATGATTGGGAAAGGGGATGTAGGCGATCGACTATTAGGTTCATTACAAGTGGATAGTAGCAAAATTCGTAAAATGTTAAATTGGAAACCTCCTTATACTGTAGATGAGGGATTAAAAATAACAGCAACTTGGTTTCAAAAAGAAGTATAA
- a CDS encoding DUF697 domain-containing protein, whose product MSKQIDAERIIRSHVLWAMGGGLIPLPLVDFAAVTAIQLEMLQQLANLYEVNYSQNVGKTFVSALTGTTLASLGASMLKAIPGIGSVVGGASMSVMSGASTYAVGQVAINIFSNSGSLLDFNIENAKKAYESAYKKGKSYVSDLEENKDEAANVYESLEKLGKLKQQGILSDEEFETKKKELLARI is encoded by the coding sequence ATGAGTAAACAAATTGACGCAGAAAGAATAATCCGCTCCCATGTGCTTTGGGCTATGGGTGGAGGACTTATACCGCTACCATTAGTTGATTTTGCAGCTGTTACAGCAATTCAACTTGAAATGTTACAACAATTAGCAAATCTTTATGAAGTAAATTATTCTCAAAATGTCGGTAAAACTTTTGTTTCAGCACTTACCGGCACAACCTTAGCCAGTTTAGGAGCAAGTATGCTCAAAGCCATTCCAGGCATTGGGAGTGTTGTGGGAGGAGCTTCTATGTCTGTAATGTCAGGGGCTTCTACCTATGCAGTCGGACAAGTTGCTATTAACATCTTTTCTAATTCAGGGTCACTACTTGATTTTAATATAGAAAATGCAAAAAAAGCCTACGAATCAGCATACAAAAAAGGAAAATCTTATGTTTCTGACTTGGAAGAGAATAAAGACGAAGCCGCTAATGTCTATGAATCCTTGGAAAAATTAGGCAAATTGAAACAACAAGGTATTTTGTCAGATGAAGAATTTGAGACCAAGAAAAAAGAATTATTAGCTCGAATATAA
- a CDS encoding glycosyltransferase family 4 protein, with protein MLVIISQYFYPSHASTSQLLTDLADGLFRENIPLKVYTGTPSNHQEIKPFQIVRSPDPFQNSKSIFGKLISSVFFLVGALFYVTFKLNRKDDLLIASNPPYAGIIGMVFRFLRSGKYYFLLQDVFPESAILSGIIKPKSKLIFIFNKLIYLICRYSEKTIILSESMKKLMQSKYLDLDNLEIIENWAIENIPLSDKKTNPFAIKNGLNEKFTALYSGNIGRLHDIETLAETIKILNEKQVNIQFVFIGDGAKLKLLENYQSQYNLQNLLLLPFQSRELLPQTLTACDVSLVSLIKGAESVVAPCKLYGMLASGRAIVSISEQGSYIEQMVTTEKCGINSLCGDAQKLADILIELSHSPDEVKNMGINAHKLYLKRYTVDRALKEYQKVLC; from the coding sequence ATGCTTGTAATTATTTCTCAATATTTTTATCCTAGTCACGCTTCCACATCTCAACTTTTAACTGATCTAGCAGATGGATTGTTTCGTGAAAATATCCCTCTAAAAGTTTATACGGGTACACCGTCTAATCACCAAGAAATAAAACCATTTCAAATAGTTCGATCGCCTGATCCATTTCAGAATAGTAAAAGTATTTTTGGTAAACTTATTAGCTCAGTATTTTTTTTAGTAGGAGCATTATTTTATGTAACTTTTAAATTAAATAGAAAAGATGATTTATTAATTGCCTCTAATCCTCCTTATGCTGGAATTATTGGGATGGTATTTAGATTTTTAAGAAGTGGTAAATATTATTTTTTATTGCAAGATGTTTTTCCAGAATCGGCAATACTTAGTGGTATTATTAAGCCAAAAAGTAAGTTAATTTTTATTTTTAATAAGTTGATTTATCTGATCTGTCGATATTCTGAAAAGACGATTATTTTAAGTGAATCAATGAAAAAATTAATGCAGTCTAAATATTTAGATTTAGATAATTTAGAAATAATAGAAAATTGGGCGATCGAAAACATACCTCTTTCTGATAAAAAAACAAATCCTTTTGCGATTAAAAATGGATTAAATGAAAAATTTACAGCACTTTATTCTGGAAATATTGGTCGTCTTCATGATATTGAAACTTTAGCAGAAACCATCAAAATTCTAAATGAAAAACAAGTAAATATTCAATTTGTTTTTATTGGAGATGGTGCTAAACTTAAATTGTTAGAAAATTATCAAAGTCAATATAACCTTCAAAATCTTTTATTATTACCTTTTCAATCCAGAGAACTTTTACCGCAAACTTTAACCGCTTGTGATGTTTCTTTAGTTAGTTTAATCAAAGGTGCAGAATCAGTAGTTGCTCCCTGTAAACTATATGGAATGTTAGCTTCAGGAAGGGCGATCGTATCTATTTCAGAACAAGGATCTTACATTGAGCAAATGGTGACAACAGAAAAATGTGGTATCAATTCTCTCTGCGGAGATGCACAAAAATTAGCAGATATTTTAATCGAATTATCTCATTCTCCTGATGAAGTAAAAAACATGGGAATTAATGCTCATAAACTTTATTTAAAGCGATATACAGTTGATCGTGCTTTAAAAGAATATCAAAAGGTTTTATGCTAA
- a CDS encoding Uma2 family endonuclease: MKWSLEDYHNLIDNGVLANKNVELLDGELIEMPPESPLHSYVAINSSDYLRDVLKGLALVREAHPITFTNSEPEPDVAIVKLPTNQYKNRHPYSQDIFWLIEVSNKTLNYDLNDKKKIYAQEGIKEYWVADTNSRQVHIFLTPENGNYQIKKIVSEGIIKPQSFPDLELSINQLFLW, from the coding sequence ATGAAATGGTCGTTAGAGGATTATCATAATCTGATTGACAATGGAGTATTAGCGAATAAAAATGTTGAATTATTAGACGGAGAATTGATAGAGATGCCTCCGGAAAGTCCATTACATAGCTATGTAGCAATAAATAGTTCAGATTATCTTCGTGACGTTTTGAAGGGATTAGCATTAGTAAGAGAAGCACATCCTATCACCTTTACAAATTCTGAACCTGAGCCAGACGTTGCTATAGTAAAACTTCCTACCAATCAGTACAAGAATAGACACCCATATTCTCAAGATATTTTCTGGTTAATTGAAGTCTCGAATAAAACCTTAAATTACGATCTTAATGACAAGAAAAAAATTTATGCTCAAGAAGGTATAAAAGAGTATTGGGTTGCCGATACTAATAGTCGTCAAGTTCATATTTTTTTGACTCCTGAAAATGGCAATTATCAAATTAAAAAAATTGTTTCTGAAGGCATAATTAAACCTCAATCTTTTCCAGATTTAGAATTATCAATTAACCAATTATTTTTATGGTAA
- a CDS encoding DUF1257 domain-containing protein, whose protein sequence is MSHFSTLRTKINSAEILTNSLRDLGISVKTDADVRGYNGQHLRADIVAVLEGEYDLGWSRNADGSFDLIADLWGVAKKHNQTELINSINQKYAVNKTLTEVKQRGLQNANVKLVLK, encoded by the coding sequence ATGTCTCATTTTAGCACTTTACGCACCAAGATTAATTCCGCCGAAATTTTAACCAATTCCTTACGAGATCTAGGTATCAGTGTCAAAACCGATGCAGATGTTCGTGGTTATAATGGTCAACATCTTCGTGCTGATATTGTCGCAGTTTTAGAAGGAGAATACGATCTCGGTTGGTCTCGCAATGCTGATGGTAGCTTTGACTTAATCGCTGATCTCTGGGGTGTTGCTAAAAAACACAATCAAACCGAATTGATAAATTCCATTAACCAAAAATATGCAGTAAATAAAACTTTAACTGAAGTAAAACAAAGAGGATTACAAAACGCTAACGTTAAGTTGGTTCTCAAATAA
- a CDS encoding CatB-related O-acetyltransferase produces MKILKAFINREKIKYFDRISMVSSFFNSTLGNYSRIYSFSRVTDSKIGNFTYISHQCIINNCEIGNYCSIARGVKIGLGKHPTNFISTSPIFYSLVNPLKKIVSKSQKFTEFERTFIGSDVWIGVNTLLADGVTIGDGAIIGANAIVTKDIPPFAIAVGCPAKVIKYRFSEENIEKLLSIKWWEKDISELESYLNLFQYEVDDNVINNLINSIK; encoded by the coding sequence ATGAAAATTTTAAAAGCATTTATTAATAGGGAAAAAATAAAATATTTCGATCGAATATCAATGGTTTCGTCTTTTTTCAATTCTACTCTTGGTAATTATAGTCGTATATATTCTTTTTCCAGAGTTACTGATTCAAAAATCGGCAATTTTACTTATATTTCTCATCAATGTATAATTAATAATTGTGAAATCGGAAATTATTGTTCGATCGCCCGTGGAGTTAAAATTGGTTTAGGCAAACATCCCACAAATTTTATTTCGACATCTCCTATTTTTTATTCCCTCGTAAATCCATTGAAAAAAATAGTTAGTAAATCACAAAAATTTACTGAGTTTGAGAGAACATTTATTGGTAGTGATGTGTGGATTGGTGTCAATACTCTTTTAGCCGATGGAGTTACAATCGGTGATGGTGCTATTATTGGTGCTAATGCTATTGTGACTAAAGATATACCACCTTTTGCGATCGCTGTTGGTTGTCCTGCTAAAGTTATTAAATATCGATTTTCTGAAGAAAATATAGAAAAATTATTATCAATTAAATGGTGGGAAAAAGATATTTCAGAATTAGAAAGTTATCTAAATTTATTCCAATATGAAGTAGATGATAATGTGATAAATAATCTTATAAACTCTATAAAGTGA
- a CDS encoding AAA family ATPase codes for MKEELNILIKAQYPLIYLVTSEEDRAEESIATIVNESSSQGHRRVYLWTVTRGIVEYCQQGSQSVQHNTVSPEAAIEWVIRQKEAGVYIFKDLHPYLESPPVTRWLRDAIATFKGTDKIIILMSPYQQTPLELEKDLVVLDFPLPQAHELDQVLGRALKQSKSKQPSPEVKEKLRRAALGLTIDEAEKVYRKAQIKAGQLSENEVEIVLSEKKQLIRRNGILDYMEEDETINSVGGLEELKHWLKQRSEAFSEKARAYGLPQPKGMLILGVPGCGKSLIAKTTSKLWGLPLLRLDMGRVYDGSTVGKSEANLRSALKTAESISPAILFIDELDKAFAGGAGSADSDGGTSSRIFGSFLTWMQEKTSPVFVMATANRIEKLPSEFLRKGRFDEIFFVDLPSVSEREAIFRIHLTKRRSDTTRFDTEELAKTSEGFSGAEIEQAIIAAMYEAFAQEREFNQFDIIAAIKSTLPLSRTMTEQVTALRDWARQRARTASASIAEYQRMEF; via the coding sequence ATGAAAGAAGAGTTAAACATTCTCATTAAAGCTCAATATCCTCTGATTTATTTAGTAACTTCAGAAGAAGATAGAGCGGAAGAATCCATAGCAACTATAGTAAATGAGTCGTCATCTCAAGGACACCGCCGAGTATATCTCTGGACAGTTACTCGTGGAATTGTTGAGTATTGTCAACAAGGTAGTCAGTCTGTACAACATAATACCGTTTCTCCCGAAGCGGCGATCGAATGGGTAATCAGACAAAAAGAAGCAGGGGTTTACATTTTCAAAGACTTACATCCTTATTTAGAATCGCCTCCTGTAACTCGTTGGTTAAGAGATGCGATCGCTACTTTTAAAGGAACAGATAAGATCATTATCTTAATGTCACCCTATCAACAAACACCTTTAGAACTAGAAAAAGATTTAGTGGTGTTGGACTTTCCCTTACCTCAAGCTCATGAGCTAGATCAAGTATTGGGAAGAGCTTTAAAGCAAAGCAAAAGCAAACAACCATCTCCTGAAGTCAAAGAAAAATTACGCAGAGCGGCTCTTGGTTTAACCATAGATGAAGCAGAAAAAGTATATCGAAAAGCTCAAATCAAAGCGGGACAATTAAGCGAAAATGAAGTCGAAATCGTCCTCTCAGAGAAAAAACAACTTATTCGGCGTAACGGTATCCTTGACTATATGGAAGAGGACGAAACTATTAACAGTGTGGGGGGCTTAGAAGAACTCAAACATTGGTTGAAACAGCGTTCCGAAGCCTTCAGCGAAAAAGCGAGAGCCTATGGATTACCACAACCGAAAGGAATGTTGATTTTAGGAGTGCCGGGCTGTGGAAAATCTCTCATCGCGAAAACCACCTCTAAACTTTGGGGATTACCTCTACTAAGATTAGATATGGGTAGAGTTTACGACGGTTCAACGGTAGGAAAATCCGAAGCAAATCTTCGCAGCGCCTTAAAAACTGCTGAGTCTATTTCACCAGCAATATTATTTATTGATGAATTAGATAAGGCTTTTGCGGGAGGAGCAGGATCGGCAGATTCTGATGGTGGTACATCTAGTCGTATTTTTGGCTCATTTCTAACATGGATGCAAGAAAAAACTTCTCCTGTGTTTGTGATGGCAACAGCGAATCGAATCGAAAAGTTACCTAGTGAGTTCTTGCGTAAAGGTCGTTTTGATGAGATCTTTTTCGTGGACTTACCTAGTGTTTCTGAACGTGAAGCTATTTTTAGGATACATCTTACTAAACGTCGATCAGATACAACCCGTTTTGATACAGAAGAATTAGCTAAGACATCCGAAGGTTTTTCGGGGGCAGAGATTGAACAAGCAATTATCGCCGCTATGTATGAGGCTTTCGCTCAAGAGCGAGAGTTTAACCAATTCGATATAATTGCCGCAATAAAATCTACATTACCTCTGTCCCGTACTATGACTGAGCAGGTAACAGCACTACGAGACTGGGCGAGACAAAGAGCCAGGACTGCTTCAGCGTCCATTGCGGAATATCAACGCATGGAATTTTAA